TTACCGAGCTGTCCCTGCATCACCGGAACCTGCGGCTTTCGCCCGACGCCGAAAGCGTGGCCTACTTTCGGGGCCGAACCGAAGTCATGCGCTTCGACCCCGCCCGCAACCAAAGCCGGCTCTTGCTCGAAGACGAACTCTGGACCTTCCGCAATAGCACCCTCCGCTGGTCGCCCGACAGCCGCTGGGTTGCCTTCAACGCGTATCGCTTTTTTGAGCGCGACATCATCGTGCACGAGATTTCCGGCGGGCAAACCCTGAACCTCACCCGCACGGGCGTGACCGAAAACACGCCGTTCTGGTCTGCTGACAGCCGCTACCTCTATTTTTCCACCGACCGCATTCAGCCGGTGTTTCCACGCGGCAACACGGCAGCGGACATCTGGCGCATGGCCCTGACCCCGCAGGCTGCGCCGCTGCGCCTCGACCGTTTCGACGCGCTTTTCACCGAAGGCGGCAGCACTGACACCGAAGTGAGGGTCGAAATCGAAACCGACCGCCTGCATGAGCGCTGGGAGCAGATCACCCGGCACAGCGGCAATCAAACCGGCCCGTTTGTGGTCGTTGATGGCGAGAAACAGACCGTCATTTACGGCTCCGCCCACGACGGAAGCGGTTTTCATCTGTGGAAGACGGTACTCGAGCCTTTCAAGTCGCCCGAGACCACCAAAATTGACGGCACCCGAAATGCGGGCACCGACATCGTCACCGCCGGTGGCAGTCAGTTTTTGCTCATCAGCGGCAACATCCACAAGCTCGACCTCAACCGGAACAACACCGAGCGCATCCGCATCGAGCACCGCTTCAGCCGCAATCTGATGAATGAGTTTTCGCAGATGTTCTTCGAAACCTGGGCCAATCTCGAAGAGAATTTCTACGAAGAAAACTTCCACGGTCAGGACTGGCACGCTTTGCGCGACTACTACGCGCAGTTTCTGCCGCACCTCAATAGCCGCGCCAACTTGCGCCGCCTCACCAACGATTTGCTCGGCGAGCTCAATTCTTCGCACATGGGCTTCAACACCCGCGGCGACGAAGAGAACGTGTTCCTCAACGCCCGCACCCTGGCTACCGGCATCCTCTTCCGCAACGATGATCCCTTCGTGGTGGAGCGCATCCTGCACGGCAGCAATGCCGAGCTTGCCGGCTTGCAGGCCGTTGTGCAGCCGGGCGACATGCTGCGCGCGGTCAATGGTGTCCGCGTCAATCCCGAGGGCAACCGCGAGCGCTATTTCAGCACGGCAGAAGCCGGAACGCCCCGCGAGCTTGAGCTGACCTTTGCCCGGGGCCGCGCCGAGTATCCGGTGCGGGTGCAGTCACAGACCTCCGGATCGCTGCAAAATCTGTTTTATGACGAATGGGAGCGCAGCCGTCAGCACAAGGTCGATGAAATCACCGGTGAGCGGGTCGCCTACATCCACATGCGTAACATGGGCGCGGGCTCGCTGCGGCACTTCCAGCAGGAAATCGCCCGGCAGTTCGTGCACCGCGACGCCCTCATCCTCGACCTGCGCTACAACCGCGGCGGCAACGTGCATGATGACGTCATTCAGACCCTCAGCCGCGCGCCCTACCTGAATTGGCAATTCCGCAGCGGCGCCCTCGCCGATCAGCCCAACTTCGCGCCCGCCGGCAAGCCCATTGTCGTGCTCATCAACGAGCAAAGCCTCAGCGACGCCGAAATGACGACCGCCGGTCTCCGCGAGCTCGGCCTCGGCACCCTCATCGGCATGCCGACCTACCGCTGGATCATCTTCACCACCGCG
This genomic stretch from Cyclonatronum proteinivorum harbors:
- a CDS encoding S41 family peptidase codes for the protein MKRTCTSCFSGKILIPGFAAFLILWALSLISPLPASAAEAVQIANETASDEAVLPFFLTHPAPSPDGQSVVFSFEGDLWQVPVSGGVASRLTGMPGEETHPRFSPDGRWVAFSGELDGNTSVYLKPVGGGDIRRLTWHDGSNLVNSWSWDSQHVRFSSDRYNYIDAYEVSISGDTPRRLMNSHFFNLPHDVAQHPDTGDFFFTDTWESFRFYERKRYRGPFNPVIRSYNPETDVYTAHTVHDGKNMWPSIDRSGVVYYTSDAYNGEYNLFRLGADGLEQLTHFDRSVKFPQVSADGSVVVFELDYQLWAYDVAQAEARRIPVQITRTPVLGLPVSFEVAGNITAFDVSPDGKKLAFVARGELFVSDAEGRFVRQMPTRSDERVGEVIWLNDEDLLYTQTLAGYFNLFRMRATGDGPEMKLTELSLHHRNLRLSPDAESVAYFRGRTEVMRFDPARNQSRLLLEDELWTFRNSTLRWSPDSRWVAFNAYRFFERDIIVHEISGGQTLNLTRTGVTENTPFWSADSRYLYFSTDRIQPVFPRGNTAADIWRMALTPQAAPLRLDRFDALFTEGGSTDTEVRVEIETDRLHERWEQITRHSGNQTGPFVVVDGEKQTVIYGSAHDGSGFHLWKTVLEPFKSPETTKIDGTRNAGTDIVTAGGSQFLLISGNIHKLDLNRNNTERIRIEHRFSRNLMNEFSQMFFETWANLEENFYEENFHGQDWHALRDYYAQFLPHLNSRANLRRLTNDLLGELNSSHMGFNTRGDEENVFLNARTLATGILFRNDDPFVVERILHGSNAELAGLQAVVQPGDMLRAVNGVRVNPEGNRERYFSTAEAGTPRELELTFARGRAEYPVRVQSQTSGSLQNLFYDEWERSRQHKVDEITGERVAYIHMRNMGAGSLRHFQQEIARQFVHRDALILDLRYNRGGNVHDDVIQTLSRAPYLNWQFRSGALADQPNFAPAGKPIVVLINEQSLSDAEMTTAGLRELGLGTLIGMPTYRWIIFTTAMGLVDGSSHRLPAWGVFDFEGNNLELTGVTPHIEIRNSFHDLLHGRDPQLERAFEYLREQGVSFGE